The Solidesulfovibrio sp. genome has a window encoding:
- a CDS encoding tyrosine-type recombinase/integrase, which produces MKVEPIIDVKSIKSIKKILSDNLRDKLLFIMGINSGLRVQDLLALKVGDVREAKVGDRVILREKKTGKENVFIMNKEIKEALDNYLTEFASVDDHYLFKSRKGRNYPLTTFAVTKYVKRWAEAVNLKGNYGAHTLRKTWCYHQRKTFGVSWEVLAKRLNHSSPSITRRYLGIQEEEVEEILLHVI; this is translated from the coding sequence ATGAAAGTCGAACCCATTATTGACGTGAAGAGTATCAAAAGCATCAAAAAGATACTTTCTGACAATCTTCGCGACAAGCTGCTCTTCATCATGGGCATCAATTCTGGACTTCGTGTCCAAGACTTGCTTGCCCTCAAGGTCGGCGACGTTCGGGAAGCTAAGGTTGGTGATCGTGTGATCTTGCGTGAAAAGAAAACTGGCAAGGAGAACGTGTTCATCATGAACAAAGAGATCAAGGAAGCGCTTGATAACTACCTTACCGAGTTTGCATCCGTTGACGATCATTACCTGTTCAAGAGTCGTAAAGGACGCAACTATCCTCTTACGACATTTGCCGTCACCAAGTACGTCAAACGTTGGGCCGAAGCTGTGAACCTTAAGGGGAACTACGGTGCCCACACGTTACGAAAAACGTGGTGCTACCACCAGCGCAAGACCTTCGGCGTCTCCTGGGAGGTGTTGGCCAAGCGACTGAACCATTCCAGCCCGTCGATCACGCGCCGGTACCTCGGCATCCAGGAGGAAGAGGTCGAGGAGATACTGCTCCACGTTATCTGA
- a CDS encoding DNA-binding protein, whose protein sequence is MSESIGPFFNCKEAADFCGYSHSYFEKMVNRFKIKRYGPSKNRFARADLEAFMACPELYATGAARKARKPITLEV, encoded by the coding sequence ATGAGCGAGAGCATCGGTCCGTTTTTCAACTGCAAGGAGGCAGCCGACTTTTGCGGCTACTCCCACTCCTACTTCGAGAAAATGGTCAACCGCTTCAAAATCAAGCGGTACGGCCCAAGCAAAAACAGGTTCGCCCGCGCCGACCTCGAGGCGTTCATGGCGTGCCCCGAACTCTACGCCACCGGGGCCGCACGCAAGGCCAGGAAGCCCATCACCCTGGAGGTATAA
- a CDS encoding site-specific integrase — translation MSVHKRPNNDTYYVAYRDAERRQRTKNFGKGREAKRQAQKFDEEIKARKKVEAPLPEPLFTQGSRVYLDQLAQMYLNTRKVEGTTLRTLKTIKSILEKHLIPAFAQRPIDEIRYDEIMTVVGKAFTTQSPVTRGRYLSYLKTVFAFGIKHDLILKNPLRNWRKGKETPRDSKLTVADLMKIKAVAPPYLAWALEVAWNLGVRTGPSELFALKWSDIDWQDSTIRVFATKTRTLRTIPLSPAFLTRLQEMREKAQTEYLIEFKGRQVKELRKALKSACEAAEIKYPVVFYDVRHLFATTLLREGGDLAAVSKLMGHSSVHMTANQYYHLLGDEKRRTIAKLPSLSPEQQATPPPVQPQPQRGETSKILPFRPIGQKAVLAASAASKKGQAG, via the coding sequence ATGTCCGTCCACAAACGCCCAAACAACGACACGTATTACGTGGCCTACCGCGATGCCGAGCGGAGGCAACGCACCAAAAATTTCGGCAAAGGTCGTGAGGCGAAGCGGCAAGCCCAGAAGTTCGACGAGGAGATCAAGGCCCGCAAAAAGGTCGAGGCCCCCCTGCCGGAACCGCTCTTCACCCAGGGCAGCCGGGTCTACCTCGACCAGCTTGCCCAGATGTACCTCAACACCCGCAAGGTCGAAGGCACCACCCTGAGGACTTTGAAAACCATCAAGTCCATCCTCGAAAAGCACCTGATTCCGGCCTTTGCCCAGCGCCCGATCGACGAAATCCGGTACGACGAGATCATGACCGTGGTCGGCAAGGCGTTCACGACGCAGTCTCCCGTCACCCGAGGCCGCTACCTGAGCTACCTCAAGACCGTGTTCGCCTTCGGCATCAAGCATGACCTGATACTGAAAAACCCCCTTCGCAACTGGCGCAAGGGGAAAGAGACGCCCCGGGACAGCAAGCTGACGGTCGCCGATCTCATGAAGATCAAAGCGGTCGCGCCGCCCTATCTTGCCTGGGCGCTCGAGGTGGCTTGGAATCTCGGCGTCAGGACGGGACCCTCGGAACTTTTCGCTCTGAAATGGAGCGACATCGACTGGCAGGACTCGACCATCCGGGTCTTCGCCACCAAGACGCGGACGCTGAGAACCATCCCGCTCTCGCCGGCATTTCTGACCCGGCTCCAGGAGATGCGCGAAAAGGCCCAGACCGAGTACCTGATCGAGTTCAAGGGCAGGCAGGTCAAGGAGTTGCGCAAGGCCCTCAAGAGTGCCTGCGAGGCGGCGGAGATCAAGTACCCTGTGGTCTTCTACGATGTGCGGCACCTGTTCGCCACGACCCTCCTGCGCGAGGGCGGCGACCTGGCCGCCGTCAGCAAGCTCATGGGGCACTCGTCGGTCCACATGACGGCCAACCAGTACTATCACCTGCTTGGTGATGAAAAACGACGGACCATTGCGAAGTTGCCGAGCCTCAGCCCCGAGCAACAGGCCACACCGCCTCCCGTGCAGCCGCAACCCCAGCGTGGCGAGACATCGAAAATCTTGCCGTTTCGCCCCATAGGGCAGAAGGCTGTCCTCGCCGCCTCTGCCGCAAGCAAGAAGGGACAGGCTGGCTGA
- a CDS encoding translesion error-prone DNA polymerase V autoproteolytic subunit, translated as MSPRLQMKPLVARTCLPLPLYLAPVSAGFPSPAEDYLDRALDLNELLINNPAATFYVRASGDSMRDAGIQSGDILVVDRAIEPRPGKIVIAAMDGELTVKRLRVKEGRLYLAPENPAYPCLEVPPEVSFEIWGVVTCVIHRT; from the coding sequence ATGAGTCCTCGCCTCCAAATGAAGCCCCTCGTGGCCCGCACCTGCTTGCCTCTGCCTTTGTATCTGGCTCCGGTTTCCGCCGGCTTCCCGAGCCCTGCCGAAGACTATCTGGACCGGGCACTCGATCTCAACGAACTGCTGATAAACAACCCCGCCGCGACGTTTTACGTACGGGCCAGCGGTGATTCCATGCGTGACGCCGGAATCCAGTCAGGAGACATCCTAGTTGTCGACCGAGCTATCGAACCACGGCCCGGAAAGATCGTCATCGCCGCCATGGACGGAGAACTGACCGTCAAGCGCCTGCGGGTCAAGGAAGGCCGGCTTTACCTCGCCCCCGAGAATCCTGCCTACCCCTGCCTCGAAGTGCCTCCCGAGGTATCCTTCGAAATTTGGGGCGTCGTGACCTGCGTCATTCACCGGACCTGA
- a CDS encoding Y-family DNA polymerase yields MPPRRILALVDCNSFYASCEKVFAPALANKPVVVLSNNDGCIIARSSEAKALGIPMGKPAFECRELFRHHDVAVFSSNYTLYGDLSARVMKTLATFTPRLEVYSIDEAFLDLTGMPDDIVVYSQHIRETVRRWTGIPVAIGLGPTKTLAKIANKLSKKDPTLGGVLDYGAHPEPDALLDQMAVEDIWGIGRRYAAMLERHGVVNARQFRNLPRDWVKKKMTVGGLHTLLELQGIPCIDLESMAPAKKSVTASRSFGQPVTRIEEMREALAVYTSRAAERLRKARMVANGVTVWVQTNTFIEGEPQYANSAFGALPVATAHTSDILKVASQVLDRIFRKGYRYKKAGVMLSGLEPIGCRQLSLLAPVRTSDPKAERLMEAMDRANARWGRDTLRLAACGIKQNWQMKQAARSPQYTTCWADLPEVRT; encoded by the coding sequence ATGCCGCCACGTCGGATTTTGGCCCTCGTGGACTGCAATTCCTTTTACGCGTCGTGCGAGAAGGTCTTTGCCCCTGCACTCGCCAATAAACCTGTCGTCGTGCTTTCCAACAACGACGGCTGCATCATCGCCCGCTCGTCCGAGGCCAAGGCCCTCGGCATCCCCATGGGCAAGCCAGCCTTCGAGTGCCGGGAGCTATTCCGCCACCACGATGTGGCCGTCTTTTCCTCCAACTACACGCTCTACGGCGACCTCTCGGCCCGGGTCATGAAGACTCTGGCGACATTCACCCCCCGCCTTGAAGTATATTCCATCGATGAGGCGTTTCTGGACCTGACAGGCATGCCCGATGATATCGTGGTCTACAGCCAGCATATTCGGGAGACGGTGCGGCGTTGGACCGGCATTCCCGTTGCCATTGGCCTGGGACCGACCAAGACACTTGCCAAGATCGCCAACAAACTGAGCAAGAAAGACCCGACCCTGGGTGGAGTACTGGACTACGGCGCGCATCCCGAGCCTGACGCGCTTCTTGACCAAATGGCGGTGGAAGATATCTGGGGGATCGGCCGGCGCTACGCTGCCATGCTCGAACGCCACGGCGTCGTGAACGCCCGCCAGTTTAGGAATCTGCCTCGGGATTGGGTCAAAAAGAAAATGACCGTCGGCGGTCTCCACACCCTACTCGAACTCCAGGGCATCCCTTGCATCGACCTGGAGTCCATGGCACCGGCAAAGAAGTCAGTCACCGCATCGAGGTCGTTTGGGCAGCCTGTGACCAGGATCGAGGAGATGCGTGAAGCCCTGGCCGTCTATACCTCTCGGGCAGCGGAACGGCTCCGCAAAGCCCGTATGGTCGCCAACGGTGTGACCGTGTGGGTCCAGACCAACACCTTTATCGAGGGCGAGCCCCAGTACGCCAATTCAGCCTTTGGGGCGTTGCCAGTAGCCACGGCGCATACCAGCGATATTCTCAAGGTCGCCTCACAGGTTTTGGACCGGATTTTTCGGAAGGGGTACCGCTACAAGAAGGCAGGAGTGATGCTTTCAGGGCTGGAGCCCATCGGTTGCCGGCAGCTATCGCTCCTCGCCCCAGTTCGAACCTCTGACCCGAAAGCAGAACGCCTCATGGAGGCTATGGACCGGGCAAACGCCCGCTGGGGCCGCGACACGCTTCGCCTTGCCGCCTGCGGCATCAAGCAGAACTGGCAGATGAAGCAAGCGGCTAGGTCGCCCCAATACACCACGTGCTGGGCGGATTTGCCGGAGGTGAGGACGTAG